One Halorientalis litorea DNA segment encodes these proteins:
- a CDS encoding fluoride efflux transporter FluC, whose amino-acid sequence MSGPGVTAADGADHALARAEPLVLIAVGGFLGAVLRYAVALALPATVIPWGTLAANVLGSFALGVLLYEAHLAGVLSAETRLVVGTGFLSSFTTYSTFASETAALAPELAALNVGLNYTLGFVAVVCGRWVARGVSQ is encoded by the coding sequence GTGTCAGGTCCGGGTGTGACGGCCGCCGACGGAGCAGACCACGCGCTCGCCCGCGCCGAACCGCTGGTGTTGATTGCCGTCGGCGGGTTCCTCGGTGCGGTCCTCCGATACGCCGTGGCCCTCGCGCTCCCGGCCACGGTCATCCCGTGGGGGACGCTCGCGGCCAACGTCCTCGGGAGTTTCGCGCTCGGCGTCCTCCTCTACGAGGCCCACCTCGCGGGCGTCCTCAGCGCGGAGACGCGGCTGGTCGTCGGGACGGGCTTTCTCTCCTCGTTCACGACCTACAGCACGTTCGCCAGCGAGACGGCCGCGCTCGCGCCCGAACTCGCGGCCCTGAACGTCGGACTGAACTACACGCTCGGGTTCGTCGCGGTGGTCTGTGGCCGCTGGGTCGCACGGGGGGTGTCACAGTGA
- the crcB gene encoding fluoride efflux transporter CrcB has translation MNSALLVGVGGVLGALARHLLGERIDTRTADTLAVNVLGSFALGALVAAPVDESLRLLFGTGFCGAFTTFSTFTFETVRLFETGDRKRALVVVAANLGGALAAVALGAALAGALG, from the coding sequence GTGAATTCCGCGCTCCTCGTCGGCGTCGGCGGCGTCCTCGGCGCGCTGGCTCGCCACCTCCTCGGCGAACGCATCGACACCCGGACGGCGGACACGCTCGCGGTGAACGTCCTCGGGAGTTTCGCCCTCGGCGCGCTGGTCGCCGCACCGGTCGACGAGTCGCTCCGCTTGCTGTTCGGAACTGGCTTCTGTGGCGCGTTCACGACGTTCTCGACGTTCACCTTCGAGACGGTTCGGCTGTTCGAGACCGGCGACCGGAAACGGGCACTCGTCGTCGTCGCGGCCAACCTCGGCGGCGCGCTCGCGGCCGTCGCGCTCGGGGCCGCGCTGGCCGGCGCGCTCGGGTGA